TGAAGGAATAAAAGGTGGCATTTCCTTTCTTTCACGTATTTTCCCTCAACGATTCCTAATTATCCGCATTATCCCGATAGAATACTACTTTATCCACCAATTACGCCCAGTCTGATTAGGATGTAATATATAAGTCCTAACAGCCAGGAGGAAAATATACCATACAGGATGACAGGCCCAGCAATGGTAAATATCTTACATCCGATACCAAATACCTGTCCTTCTTTTTTAAACTCAATTGCCGGGGCTGCCACAGAATTTGCAAAGCCGGTAATAGGAACGACCGTTCCCGCACCTGCGAATTTAGCTAATTTAGGGTAAATATTTAGACCGGTTAGAATAATTGAAAGTAGAATTAAGGACAGGGAGGTATAACCTCCTGCAATTTCTTCGCCTGCTCCCATTGATTTATACAAATCAGTAAAACCCTGACCGATTATGCAGATTATCCCTCCCACAAAAAACGCTTTGCATAAATTGGCAAACCAGTTATGGGTAGGTGTCATGTCCTTTACATATTGATTGTATATTTGTTCTTTGGTATCCTTATTTCTTTCCTTTACTACATCCGAGGCAGTGACTTTATTTTTATCATTTTGCATCTGCTTATCTCCTTTCTATCCTTCTATTAATATAGGTAATA
The nucleotide sequence above comes from Anaerocolumna cellulosilytica. Encoded proteins:
- a CDS encoding SpoVA/SpoVAEb family sporulation membrane protein — protein: MQNDKNKVTASDVVKERNKDTKEQIYNQYVKDMTPTHNWFANLCKAFFVGGIICIIGQGFTDLYKSMGAGEEIAGGYTSLSLILLSIILTGLNIYPKLAKFAGAGTVVPITGFANSVAAPAIEFKKEGQVFGIGCKIFTIAGPVILYGIFSSWLLGLIYYILIRLGVIGG